The Vibrio tubiashii genome includes a window with the following:
- a CDS encoding L-lactate MFS transporter codes for MSKIDKAMRILLAGFCINLCLGILYAWSVFNKALVTESGWSAAEASAPYATATITFSICLLVAGILQDRMGPRLILILGTVLTGLGMIASGFVDSPLMLNITFGVITGAGIGFGYACLSPSAMKWFHASKKGMVNGIIAAGFGLAAIYLAPVTSALITSMGIQTSFMILGVGVLAIAVPLAATISNPPADYTPAEPKVKEGQAPKVVKKSDDLTWKAMLKTPQFYSLWIMYAFAASVGLMIIGNITTIASVQANLPNAVYLASILAVFNSGGRVAAGMLADKIGGVRTLLLAFVLQGINMVLFATFNSEFTLIIGTAIAAVGYGTLLAVFPTLTAEFYGLKNYGTNYGVLYTAWGIGGAIGAAVVGFSMTNGEGYGLAYTISAVMMAVCIVLAFITRPLSEAKVAELKNA; via the coding sequence GGCATCCTGTATGCTTGGAGTGTATTCAACAAGGCATTAGTGACCGAGTCAGGTTGGAGCGCAGCTGAAGCTTCAGCGCCTTACGCAACAGCAACGATCACTTTCTCTATCTGTCTTCTGGTTGCTGGTATCCTGCAAGACCGTATGGGCCCTCGCTTGATCCTTATCCTAGGTACTGTGCTAACAGGTCTAGGTATGATCGCATCTGGCTTCGTTGATTCACCACTTATGCTGAACATCACTTTTGGTGTTATTACTGGTGCAGGTATCGGTTTTGGCTATGCATGTCTTTCTCCTTCTGCAATGAAGTGGTTCCACGCGTCTAAGAAAGGTATGGTTAACGGCATTATCGCGGCAGGCTTTGGTCTAGCGGCTATCTACTTAGCGCCGGTGACTTCTGCACTAATTACAAGCATGGGTATCCAAACCAGCTTTATGATTCTTGGTGTTGGTGTCCTTGCTATCGCTGTACCTTTAGCTGCAACCATCAGCAACCCACCAGCAGATTACACGCCTGCTGAACCAAAAGTAAAAGAAGGCCAAGCTCCAAAAGTGGTTAAGAAGTCTGACGACCTAACTTGGAAAGCTATGCTTAAAACGCCTCAGTTTTACTCGCTATGGATCATGTACGCGTTCGCAGCTTCTGTTGGTCTTATGATCATCGGTAACATCACGACTATAGCAAGTGTTCAGGCAAACCTACCAAACGCGGTTTACCTAGCGTCTATCCTAGCGGTATTTAACTCAGGCGGTCGTGTTGCTGCTGGTATGCTAGCTGATAAAATCGGTGGCGTTCGTACTCTACTTCTAGCGTTCGTTCTTCAGGGCATCAACATGGTTCTGTTTGCAACCTTCAACTCTGAGTTCACGCTAATCATTGGTACAGCTATTGCTGCAGTAGGTTACGGTACTCTTCTAGCAGTATTCCCTACCCTAACCGCTGAGTTCTACGGCCTGAAGAACTACGGTACTAACTACGGTGTACTTTACACAGCATGGGGTATTGGTGGTGCAATCGGTGCAGCAGTTGTTGGCTTCTCAATGACTAACGGTGAAGGCTATGGTCTTGCGTACACTATTTCAGCAGTGATGATGGCAGTTTGTATCGTACTTGCTTTCATTACTCGCCCGCTATCTGAAGCGAAAGTAGCTGAGCTTAAAAACGCTTAA
- a CDS encoding siderophore ABC transporter substrate-binding protein produces MDSIKQLLAIIGFAIFSPLVGAETITVEHPMGQTTLESNPQRVIVLGMDTLDVLDSLNIEPVGVVKAPMPQYLHKYQSSKYPAVGSLFEPDFETIYTLKPDLIIASNRSSESYSELTKIAPTVVFMADPGNYWATTQEAWRMLGKIFEKSDQVEKVIAEKQQQIDAIKAKTTPAHQIMLVMTNGGKLTVFGAQSRYSALYKLFGFSEVTVNEENKTHGDLISYEFIANANPPYLLILDRDQAIGRDSGEAFKKLNNPLVAQTGAAKNGHIHYLNPHAWYISASGIQATQFMIDDVNAVLN; encoded by the coding sequence ATGGATTCGATAAAACAATTACTCGCGATCATCGGCTTCGCTATCTTTAGCCCTTTGGTGGGTGCTGAAACGATCACGGTTGAACACCCAATGGGTCAAACAACGCTTGAGTCTAACCCTCAAAGGGTTATCGTTTTAGGCATGGATACCTTAGATGTACTTGATAGTTTAAACATCGAGCCCGTTGGCGTGGTAAAAGCGCCAATGCCGCAGTATCTACATAAGTATCAAAGCAGTAAATACCCTGCTGTCGGTTCTTTGTTTGAACCGGACTTTGAGACGATTTACACCCTGAAACCAGACTTAATCATTGCCAGTAACCGCAGCTCAGAGTCTTACTCAGAACTGACAAAAATTGCACCAACCGTGGTGTTTATGGCTGACCCTGGTAACTACTGGGCAACCACACAAGAAGCATGGCGCATGCTGGGTAAGATCTTTGAAAAGAGTGACCAAGTAGAAAAAGTTATCGCGGAAAAGCAACAGCAGATTGATGCTATTAAAGCGAAGACAACCCCGGCACATCAAATCATGTTAGTCATGACCAATGGGGGCAAGTTGACCGTGTTCGGCGCGCAATCTCGCTACAGTGCTTTGTATAAGCTTTTCGGTTTTTCAGAAGTTACCGTTAATGAGGAAAATAAAACTCACGGTGATTTGATTAGCTACGAGTTTATTGCAAACGCCAATCCACCCTACTTGCTAATCCTCGATAGAGATCAAGCCATTGGACGTGATTCTGGTGAAGCCTTTAAAAAGCTCAATAACCCTTTGGTAGCGCAAACGGGAGCCGCTAAGAATGGCCACATCCACTATCTTAACCCGCATGCTTGGTACATCTCAGCCAGCGGTATTCAGGCGACACAATTTATGATTGATGACGTAAACGCCGTGTTGAATTAA
- a CDS encoding TonB-dependent receptor domain-containing protein — MDTVFKLSPIALLLATNFAVADDTIETIEVLGQKTLGVDATITADDLAKQQAQDLNDIFRKDAEVKVGGSSGISQKIYVRGLEDTMLNISIDGAEQSGNLFHHQGRLSVEPELLKQVDVSAGAGRATNGPGALGGAIQFKTKDAHDLLSSGDTFGAQVKGGYYTNNKGYKGSASLYGEVSENLGLLASFGYQDTDNIVDGHGEEQPYTKSEQKVALLKLSGNINSHHYISLAYDYRDDDSTRLNRPHFQPSIKNEPLKQEADRQTITANHVYTEGDLIKIDTTVYTTENRIAHIDHPRWGTSEGTINTFGGKVFNTATWANNSLIVGADYKQDKNKLKGSTNTYTEKGTVYGLFLQDDWNVTESLLLSAGARYDWYELDDNLDQNFESSDFSPNVSANYRFDNGLSVFAGYAEAFRGQQVKENFILGSNENSPARGPERAKNIEYGVKFANDMFRAGVTVFDTTIDDVVAFDYSVRKYVNAGKLETSGVTANVGLTLESFFATLSYNQSKPELNGKPLSDDNMTLGTSVGDTWLLDLNYLWNENLEFGWHVTLVEKLTDVADPKVNPEKPGYDVHDLYAQWRPLSDEELILTVSVKNVFDKYYLDHGSYHEYIGSPVAKGYANAGRDFRFNVSYAF; from the coding sequence ATGGATACCGTATTCAAGTTAAGCCCTATCGCACTATTACTCGCTACAAACTTTGCTGTAGCCGATGACACAATAGAGACCATAGAAGTCTTAGGTCAGAAAACCCTAGGCGTTGATGCAACAATCACAGCAGATGATTTAGCAAAGCAACAAGCCCAAGACCTCAACGATATCTTCCGTAAAGACGCAGAAGTTAAAGTCGGCGGATCTTCCGGAATCTCACAAAAGATCTATGTTCGTGGTCTAGAAGATACCATGCTCAATATCTCTATTGATGGTGCCGAGCAGTCAGGCAATCTTTTCCACCACCAAGGTCGCCTTTCTGTCGAACCCGAGTTACTTAAGCAAGTTGATGTGAGTGCGGGTGCTGGGCGTGCGACAAATGGCCCGGGTGCGTTAGGTGGTGCGATTCAGTTTAAAACCAAGGACGCCCATGACCTACTCTCTTCTGGCGACACATTTGGCGCTCAAGTAAAAGGGGGCTACTACACGAACAACAAAGGTTATAAAGGGTCAGCAAGCCTGTATGGTGAGGTTTCAGAAAACCTAGGGCTTCTGGCTTCGTTTGGCTACCAAGATACAGATAATATCGTTGATGGTCACGGTGAAGAGCAGCCTTATACCAAGTCAGAACAAAAAGTCGCTTTACTGAAGTTATCTGGCAACATCAACAGTCATCACTATATCTCACTCGCCTATGACTATCGTGATGACGACAGTACGCGCTTAAACCGTCCCCACTTCCAGCCAAGTATTAAAAACGAACCTCTTAAACAGGAAGCGGACAGACAGACTATCACCGCCAATCACGTCTATACAGAGGGTGATCTCATCAAGATCGACACAACGGTGTACACCACGGAAAACCGTATTGCTCACATAGACCACCCAAGATGGGGAACCAGTGAGGGAACAATTAACACCTTCGGCGGCAAAGTCTTCAACACCGCAACATGGGCAAACAACTCCCTAATTGTCGGTGCTGATTACAAGCAAGATAAGAACAAGTTAAAAGGCTCAACCAATACCTACACGGAAAAAGGCACTGTGTACGGCTTATTCCTTCAAGATGATTGGAATGTAACCGAATCACTGTTGCTATCTGCTGGTGCAAGATACGACTGGTATGAACTCGATGACAACCTAGATCAGAACTTCGAATCGAGCGATTTCAGCCCGAACGTTTCTGCGAATTACCGCTTCGACAATGGCCTAAGCGTCTTTGCTGGCTATGCTGAAGCCTTCCGAGGACAGCAAGTTAAAGAAAACTTCATATTGGGCTCTAACGAAAACTCTCCGGCACGTGGCCCAGAGCGAGCGAAAAACATTGAATATGGTGTCAAGTTTGCCAACGATATGTTCAGAGCGGGTGTGACTGTCTTCGACACCACTATCGATGATGTTGTCGCGTTCGATTACAGCGTGCGTAAGTATGTTAATGCAGGCAAACTCGAAACCTCAGGGGTAACCGCAAACGTCGGGCTAACACTAGAGAGCTTTTTTGCCACGTTAAGCTACAACCAATCAAAGCCAGAGCTTAATGGAAAACCTTTGAGTGACGATAACATGACCTTGGGTACGTCTGTTGGCGATACTTGGCTGTTAGATCTTAACTACCTTTGGAATGAAAACCTTGAGTTTGGCTGGCATGTCACCTTGGTAGAAAAGCTCACCGATGTCGCCGATCCTAAGGTAAACCCAGAGAAGCCGGGTTACGATGTCCACGACCTATACGCTCAATGGCGTCCACTCAGCGACGAGGAACTCATTCTCACCGTATCGGTTAAAAACGTGTTTGATAAGTACTACCTCGATCATGGTTCTTACCACGAATACATCGGAAGCCCTGTGGCAAAAGGTTACGCCAATGCAGGTCGTGACTTCCGCTTTAATGTTAGCTACGCATTTTAG
- a CDS encoding sensor histidine kinase has protein sequence MKKLLFWRLFIVLALGGVMFFSLLHSAAILSNEKMSYIDKSHQQEILDWGAHVQDLLSQGKHDELNSWLEQLSIKENTWATVLRSQVDVVAGNPLNQRFWSGYGIGRNVEWKIHLYFPENPIMEVGLDPFNYHFLVILPDRMRPGTYMSHAFWFFRFILPFTALLALTIYIYRYIMRPLRHFHKATSEFSQGNYDARIADRFKLGNDELSQIAKTFDMMAERTSNVIEHNRNLIAEMSHEIRTPLARVEMATDCVENQIDTSEMVKRIRSETKAMRQLAEDTLTLAWLENERPELTNETFDVIELIEAIVEDAQFEYPNKQICLQLPEQVELQHSNQRALAQAIENIIRNGLRYTPEGESLNIIGSATSEHFKLIISDSGPGLDPMLTSKIFRPFFKADNDMGSRKGFGVGLALAKRHIEAVKGSIEARNKPSPGLDMVIVLPS, from the coding sequence ATGAAAAAACTACTATTTTGGCGATTGTTTATTGTTCTCGCTCTTGGCGGTGTCATGTTCTTTTCATTGCTGCATAGCGCTGCCATTCTTTCGAATGAAAAGATGAGCTACATTGATAAATCTCACCAGCAAGAGATCCTCGATTGGGGTGCGCATGTCCAAGACTTGTTGTCACAAGGGAAACACGACGAGCTCAACTCATGGCTAGAACAACTATCCATTAAAGAAAATACATGGGCGACGGTGCTTCGCTCTCAAGTTGACGTGGTAGCAGGTAATCCACTTAACCAACGTTTTTGGTCAGGCTATGGTATCGGACGCAATGTTGAATGGAAGATCCACCTTTACTTCCCTGAAAACCCAATCATGGAAGTCGGACTAGACCCATTTAACTATCATTTTCTGGTCATCCTTCCAGATAGAATGAGACCGGGGACTTATATGTCACACGCATTTTGGTTCTTCCGTTTCATACTTCCATTCACGGCCTTGCTCGCGCTGACTATCTATATTTATCGCTACATCATGAGGCCCTTACGTCACTTCCACAAAGCGACGTCTGAATTTAGCCAAGGCAACTACGATGCCCGTATCGCTGACCGCTTTAAGCTTGGTAATGATGAGCTCAGCCAGATAGCAAAAACCTTCGATATGATGGCAGAGCGCACCTCTAATGTTATTGAGCACAATCGTAATTTGATCGCGGAAATGTCCCATGAAATCCGTACGCCGTTGGCACGTGTCGAAATGGCAACGGATTGTGTTGAGAATCAAATTGACACAAGTGAGATGGTGAAAAGGATCCGCTCAGAAACCAAAGCAATGCGGCAACTGGCTGAAGATACTCTCACTTTAGCTTGGCTAGAAAACGAACGACCGGAGTTAACCAATGAAACCTTCGATGTGATCGAACTCATCGAGGCAATTGTTGAAGATGCTCAGTTTGAATACCCAAACAAGCAGATCTGCTTACAGTTGCCAGAGCAAGTTGAGCTGCAGCATTCAAATCAACGTGCATTAGCTCAAGCTATTGAAAACATCATCCGCAATGGCCTGAGATACACTCCAGAAGGCGAAAGCCTTAACATCATTGGCAGTGCGACAAGCGAGCACTTCAAGCTGATTATCTCTGATAGTGGCCCGGGACTAGACCCTATGTTAACTAGCAAAATCTTCCGGCCTTTCTTTAAAGCAGACAATGACATGGGTTCGCGTAAAGGCTTCGGTGTTGGTTTAGCTCTCGCTAAGCGACATATAGAAGCAGTCAAAGGCTCGATCGAAGCAAGGAACAAACCTTCTCCGGGACTTGATATGGTGATTGTACTACCCAGCTAA
- a CDS encoding VRR-NUC domain-containing protein, whose translation MPDPIELAPDYYLHNFTKLITHALDWYPDLLTESELNWLRSFKQLDKNSQCLLVRLLSRKGEWFRSDRLNYPEIGDITPCLESLQLGDFITINHDICALTLASELLTKPELCSLFTFSNKTARKEVLLNQIVQGPFTRFDDINFVVIRLKQSEVIDVLLALFFANTHQDLSQFVLDDLGLHQFENYQLSDERRFFSSRTELNQLLHLSDLHDRYIDSDRKDASSLLALLGEIEHPFSHNYIERKRQHLINDMSRDLERLGKLEECLEWFAKTSLPPSRERQARVHDKLDNIDEMSDVVTEILLQPVDVAELETAHKLEQRLKRKQGLRVPREKKPDIHEYHLDLDLSQQRVELAVKSHFEQLGYQVFYAENLLLNGLFGLAFWDVVFAPIEGAFINRYQHRPLDLYHADFAIKRQALIDHVIHTLERDGLNALVTTYHQKYGLANPFIHWAGFDLELLEACIKHIPNHMALCLFKVMLKDPKLYRSGMPDLILFKQGQFEWVEVKGPGDKLQDNQWRWFKHFIELKVPFAACYVSQE comes from the coding sequence ATGCCTGATCCTATCGAACTTGCCCCTGACTATTATCTTCATAATTTCACCAAGCTAATTACTCATGCTTTAGACTGGTATCCTGATCTGCTAACTGAAAGTGAACTCAACTGGCTACGCAGTTTCAAGCAGCTAGACAAAAACTCTCAATGTTTGCTTGTTCGACTACTATCTCGCAAAGGTGAGTGGTTTCGCTCTGATAGATTAAACTACCCTGAAATCGGCGATATCACACCTTGTCTAGAGTCTCTGCAACTCGGCGACTTCATTACCATTAACCATGATATTTGTGCTTTAACGCTTGCCTCTGAGTTACTAACAAAGCCCGAGCTGTGCTCATTGTTTACCTTCTCGAATAAGACAGCTCGCAAGGAGGTGTTGTTAAACCAGATCGTTCAGGGACCATTTACCCGTTTTGATGACATTAACTTTGTAGTAATCAGACTTAAGCAATCTGAGGTTATTGATGTCTTACTCGCCCTGTTTTTCGCTAACACACACCAAGATCTGAGTCAGTTTGTTCTTGATGATTTAGGTCTGCATCAATTTGAAAACTATCAGCTTAGCGATGAGCGCCGATTCTTTTCCTCACGGACTGAGCTTAACCAGTTACTACACCTTTCCGATTTACATGACCGTTATATAGACTCCGATAGGAAAGACGCATCTAGCTTATTGGCTCTGCTGGGCGAAATAGAGCACCCATTCAGTCATAACTATATAGAACGTAAGCGTCAGCACTTGATCAACGATATGTCGAGAGATCTAGAGCGGCTAGGAAAACTAGAAGAGTGCCTAGAATGGTTTGCGAAAACTTCCCTTCCACCATCGCGCGAGCGTCAAGCGCGAGTCCACGATAAACTCGATAATATTGATGAAATGAGTGACGTTGTCACTGAAATATTACTCCAGCCTGTGGATGTGGCAGAGTTAGAAACTGCGCACAAGCTTGAACAAAGGCTTAAACGCAAACAAGGGCTTCGAGTCCCAAGAGAGAAAAAGCCAGATATTCACGAATACCACTTAGATTTAGATCTTTCTCAGCAGCGAGTAGAACTCGCAGTAAAATCGCATTTTGAGCAGCTTGGTTATCAGGTGTTCTATGCCGAGAACCTCTTGCTCAATGGCTTGTTTGGCTTGGCATTCTGGGATGTGGTATTCGCTCCGATAGAAGGTGCTTTTATTAACCGCTATCAACATCGCCCGTTGGATTTGTATCACGCCGATTTTGCCATCAAGCGTCAAGCTTTGATTGACCATGTGATCCACACTCTAGAGCGTGATGGACTAAACGCTCTTGTCACCACTTACCACCAGAAATATGGCTTGGCGAACCCATTTATCCACTGGGCTGGCTTTGATCTAGAACTGCTAGAGGCTTGCATCAAGCACATTCCAAACCATATGGCGCTGTGCCTGTTTAAAGTGATGCTAAAAGATCCCAAACTCTACCGTAGTGGCATGCCTGATCTCATTCTCTTCAAACAAGGTCAGTTTGAATGGGTTGAAGTCAAAGGTCCCGGAGATAAGCTGCAAGATAATCAATGGCGTTGGTTTAAGCACTTTATTGAACTTAAGGTTCCATTTGCTGCATGCTACGTGTCGCAAGAATAA
- a CDS encoding response regulator transcription factor, translating into MFDGSVNSSSFDSSEITHTTSASAPSILLVEDDELLNKQLTALLKSRSYSVTNLMCGAKALSALSQSQFDLIILDVNLPEVDGFGLLNYIRAHSNTPVIMLTAFGAEEHRIRGLQFGADDYISKPCNFTEVSLRIDAILRRSGYNSSPSSNRYLEHHELKLDRHEYEVSVQDANKVTLTPIQFKLLWTLVQNHGVVQSKPYLYQMVLEREFSPYDRSLDMHLSRVRKTLTAMGMPHDRIQTVHGKGYLVR; encoded by the coding sequence ATGTTTGATGGCAGCGTTAACTCGTCTTCATTTGACAGTAGCGAGATAACTCATACAACGAGTGCCAGCGCCCCCTCGATTCTGCTAGTGGAAGACGATGAACTTCTTAACAAGCAACTCACTGCCCTTCTGAAAAGTCGCTCTTATAGTGTGACTAATCTTATGTGTGGCGCTAAAGCACTGTCAGCATTGAGTCAAAGTCAGTTCGACCTTATCATTCTTGACGTTAACCTTCCTGAGGTTGATGGGTTTGGTCTGCTTAATTATATTCGAGCGCATTCCAATACCCCCGTTATCATGCTCACGGCTTTTGGTGCCGAGGAACATCGTATTCGTGGCCTGCAATTTGGCGCAGATGACTATATCAGCAAGCCGTGTAATTTCACTGAAGTGAGCTTACGCATCGATGCTATTTTGCGTCGCTCAGGTTACAACTCTTCTCCTAGCTCTAACCGCTACCTTGAACATCATGAGCTCAAACTCGATCGCCACGAATATGAAGTAAGCGTACAAGATGCAAACAAAGTGACGCTGACACCAATCCAATTCAAACTACTGTGGACTCTCGTACAAAATCACGGAGTGGTTCAAAGTAAACCCTACCTATATCAAATGGTTCTAGAGCGTGAGTTCAGCCCTTATGATCGCAGCCTAGATATGCATTTAAGCCGAGTTCGCAAAACCTTAACGGCAATGGGTATGCCGCACGATCGCATTCAAACTGTCCACGGAAAAGGCTACTTAGTAAGATGA
- the amt gene encoding ammonium transporter codes for MIESETISITWILLCTALVLLMQPGFTCFESGLVRNKNNINVSLKNVADFCVSGLFYWLIGFGFMYGESWNGWIGTDLFVLSEQTVPLLLAFFLFQMMFCGTAATILSGAVAERMRFSGYLISSLITATLLFPVVGHWIWNGTHIKSTGMGWLAERGFIDFAGSTVVHSVGGWIALVAIVVVGARLGRFAEDGKPREMYSQNLPLSALGTFLLFIGWFGFNGGSVIHPDQNLAKIFSNTAISACTGGFSALLLSWNIHSMRGTRYILNGLLAGLVSISASANIANLAGAVAIGAVGGCISVILVSLLEKLRLDDVVSAVPVHLGGGVWGTLAVALFAPIEQLNAGSRIDQLLIQLTGIASTAVWVVGVSYPLLKLINHFHPLRVSAQTETIGLNFGEHGMKDELIDLMEQFDRVVKNHDEEKHLEVDHGSSYSNLSMTYNYLLDSTNKHFRKKEQELLRMASLDPLTGIANRRVYEQAMENTMSQSHESDEDFALLILDIDYFKQYNDHYGHQLGDYCLQNICQALSRITSRKRDVFARIGGEEFAFILRNTTIEEAKKVAEALRNEVEKLEIPHAHADCDFVTVSIGGALWDGRINLPHTALFDEADRALFKAKSKGRNQVMFFSEFAE; via the coding sequence ATGATCGAAAGCGAGACGATAAGCATTACCTGGATTCTGTTGTGTACTGCATTAGTTCTTCTGATGCAGCCGGGTTTTACTTGCTTTGAAAGTGGTCTGGTTCGTAACAAAAACAACATCAATGTCTCGCTGAAAAATGTTGCCGACTTCTGTGTCAGCGGCCTGTTTTATTGGTTAATCGGCTTTGGCTTTATGTATGGGGAAAGCTGGAACGGATGGATCGGAACGGACTTGTTTGTCTTGTCAGAGCAAACCGTGCCACTGCTTCTTGCCTTCTTTCTATTTCAAATGATGTTTTGTGGTACCGCTGCAACCATTCTCTCCGGCGCGGTGGCCGAACGGATGCGGTTCTCAGGTTACCTAATCAGCTCATTAATTACCGCGACCTTGTTGTTTCCTGTCGTCGGTCATTGGATTTGGAATGGCACCCACATTAAGTCGACAGGAATGGGTTGGCTCGCCGAGCGCGGTTTCATTGATTTTGCGGGCTCTACAGTGGTTCATTCTGTTGGTGGATGGATTGCTCTGGTCGCTATTGTTGTTGTCGGTGCGCGCTTAGGTCGCTTTGCCGAAGATGGCAAGCCAAGAGAAATGTACAGCCAAAACTTACCCCTTTCTGCACTTGGCACCTTTCTACTTTTCATTGGTTGGTTCGGGTTCAATGGCGGCAGCGTAATTCACCCCGATCAAAATCTAGCCAAGATATTTTCCAATACGGCGATATCAGCCTGTACCGGTGGCTTTAGTGCTTTGCTGTTGTCGTGGAATATACATTCCATGCGAGGTACGCGTTACATATTAAATGGGCTTTTAGCTGGCCTTGTCTCTATCTCTGCCAGTGCCAATATTGCTAACTTAGCAGGTGCCGTTGCTATTGGCGCAGTTGGCGGATGTATTAGTGTGATACTGGTAAGCTTATTAGAGAAGCTAAGACTTGATGACGTGGTGTCAGCCGTCCCGGTTCACTTGGGTGGCGGAGTGTGGGGCACTCTTGCAGTCGCGCTGTTTGCGCCAATAGAGCAGCTCAATGCTGGTAGTCGAATTGATCAGCTATTAATCCAACTGACGGGTATCGCATCTACTGCTGTCTGGGTGGTTGGGGTGAGCTATCCACTACTTAAGCTCATCAACCATTTTCATCCTCTCCGCGTGTCGGCTCAAACCGAAACCATAGGGCTTAACTTTGGCGAACATGGTATGAAGGATGAGCTGATCGATTTGATGGAACAGTTTGATCGTGTCGTCAAAAACCATGATGAAGAGAAGCACCTTGAAGTTGACCACGGCTCAAGTTATTCCAATCTTTCTATGACCTATAACTATTTGCTGGATAGCACCAACAAGCATTTTCGTAAAAAAGAGCAAGAGTTGTTGCGCATGGCGAGCCTAGACCCACTAACAGGGATAGCGAACCGCAGAGTTTATGAACAGGCGATGGAAAATACCATGAGCCAGAGTCATGAGAGTGACGAAGATTTTGCTTTGCTGATTTTGGATATTGATTATTTCAAGCAGTATAACGACCACTATGGGCATCAACTTGGTGACTACTGCTTACAAAATATTTGTCAGGCATTGAGCCGAATTACCAGTCGCAAAAGAGATGTATTCGCACGAATAGGGGGAGAAGAGTTTGCTTTTATTCTGCGTAACACCACGATTGAAGAGGCTAAAAAAGTTGCCGAAGCATTGCGCAATGAGGTTGAGAAACTAGAAATACCTCATGCTCATGCCGATTGTGACTTTGTTACTGTGAGTATTGGTGGCGCTTTGTGGGACGGACGAATCAACTTGCCTCACACCGCTTTGTTTGACGAAGCGGATCGAGCGCTATTTAAAGCTAAGTCAAAAGGGCGAAATCAAGTGATGTTCTTCTCTGAGTTTGCTGAGTAA